One window of the Marinilactibacillus sp. Marseille-P9653 genome contains the following:
- a CDS encoding S-ribosylhomocysteine lyase codes for MVEKRMNVESFNLDHNKVIAPYVRVADRKTGANGDVIVKYDVRFSQPNKEHMDMMAVHSLEHLTAEHIRNHADYVIDFGPMGCQTGFYLTVINHENYDEILDLLKRTMEDILEADEVPASNEKQCGWAAHHTLEGAKEVAREFLSKQQEWHIVFAEDAK; via the coding sequence AATGAACGTTGAAAGTTTTAACTTGGATCACAATAAAGTTATTGCACCATATGTAAGAGTCGCAGATCGCAAAACGGGTGCGAATGGGGATGTCATTGTTAAATATGATGTCCGCTTCTCACAGCCAAATAAAGAGCATATGGATATGATGGCGGTTCACTCGCTGGAGCATTTGACTGCGGAACATATTCGCAATCATGCAGATTATGTGATTGATTTTGGTCCAATGGGATGCCAGACAGGTTTTTATCTAACCGTAATCAACCACGAGAATTACGATGAGATTTTAGATTTACTGAAACGTACAATGGAAGATATTCTAGAAGCTGACGAAGTACCGGCTAGTAACGAAAAACAATGTGGCTGGGCTGCACACCATACCTTAGAAGGTGCTAAAGAAGTTGCACGCGAATTCTTGTCTAAACAACAAGAGTGGCACATTGTCTTTGCGGAAGATGCAAAGTAA
- a CDS encoding M20 family metallo-hydrolase, protein MTNSYMNLNERLLKTYDGTLSKNGVSGKRIAERLSELANIGLTEEEGSRRPGFSFLEREAKDKVIGWMKEAGLLVTEDGAGNIFGRLEGKKKENPAVLSGSHVDTVPNGGHFDGTIGVLASLEVAQAWKDTGYTPEKPYEVVIFTDEEGSRFNGGLTGSEAMVGDTDMEKTLLRRDYDGRLFEDVIQDVGLTVQGYQDAKRDLSEIETFVEVHIEQGKKLEKAGLPCGVVTGIAGPYWLKVTFEGLAGHAGNTPMDDRKDALVASSAFIQEVSRLPRTVNNSAVATVGNIQVKPNGTNVIPGEVILYIDIRDIQFDSRAELIDKIIEAGKTIEANTGVNFDHETVHDVAPSPVPENLQQQLSESCRANGIEPFELSSGAGHDAMILGRHIPSAMLFIQSKDGISHNPKEWSELSDCIQTIHVLKHYIESLQNA, encoded by the coding sequence ATGACAAATTCATACATGAATTTAAATGAGCGATTATTAAAGACTTACGATGGTACGTTATCGAAAAACGGGGTATCTGGCAAACGAATAGCAGAACGCTTATCTGAGCTAGCTAATATTGGTTTGACGGAAGAAGAAGGCTCTAGACGTCCTGGTTTTTCTTTTCTTGAAAGAGAAGCTAAGGATAAAGTGATTGGATGGATGAAGGAAGCTGGGTTACTAGTTACCGAAGATGGGGCGGGGAACATCTTTGGGAGATTAGAAGGTAAAAAGAAAGAAAACCCAGCTGTCTTAAGTGGTTCTCATGTGGACACCGTACCAAATGGGGGACATTTTGACGGAACGATTGGTGTCTTAGCCTCTCTTGAAGTCGCTCAGGCATGGAAAGATACAGGATATACTCCTGAGAAACCATATGAAGTAGTCATATTTACCGATGAAGAAGGTTCTAGATTTAATGGTGGATTAACCGGTAGCGAAGCAATGGTAGGCGATACAGATATGGAGAAAACGCTCCTACGAAGAGATTATGATGGTCGTTTATTTGAAGATGTCATCCAAGATGTTGGCCTGACTGTTCAAGGATATCAAGATGCAAAAAGAGACTTATCGGAAATTGAGACTTTCGTAGAAGTGCATATCGAACAAGGAAAGAAACTGGAGAAAGCAGGGCTTCCTTGTGGTGTTGTAACGGGAATAGCAGGACCGTATTGGTTGAAAGTAACGTTTGAGGGACTTGCAGGACACGCTGGAAACACACCAATGGACGACCGGAAAGATGCCTTAGTTGCGTCTAGTGCATTTATACAAGAAGTCAGCAGACTACCACGCACAGTCAATAATTCAGCTGTAGCAACCGTCGGGAATATCCAAGTTAAGCCGAATGGCACAAATGTCATTCCTGGAGAAGTGATTTTATATATCGATATCAGAGATATACAATTTGACTCAAGAGCAGAACTGATCGATAAGATAATCGAAGCAGGAAAAACAATAGAAGCGAACACTGGTGTGAACTTTGATCATGAAACGGTACACGATGTTGCCCCTTCTCCAGTGCCAGAAAATTTACAGCAGCAATTATCTGAGAGTTGTCGGGCTAATGGTATAGAGCCGTTTGAGCTTTCCAGTGGTGCAGGACACGATGCGATGATTTTAGGACGTCATATTCCTTCGGCGATGCTGTTTATTCAGAGTAAAGATGGAATCAGTCATAATCCGAAAGAATGGTCTGAATTATCTGATTGTATTCAGACGATTCATGTATTGAAACACTATATTGAAAGCTTACAAAACGCCTAA
- a CDS encoding zinc metallopeptidase has protein sequence MPFLPFFYWDNTFILIIIGMVISGFASMYVQSTYRKYGEVNSKNGFTASEVCRKILDVAHLQDVRLEGIRGNLTDHYNAQENVLRLSDTTRNSRSVAAIGVAAHEAGHALQDRDDYGPLRLRAALVPVTNFGQTAAFPILFLGFFLGEAGGMFVNIGILLFSLTLLFQLVTLPVEFNASNRAIQVLETQGLLSREEIPQARKVLNAAALTYVAAAIASFLSVLRLVLIFSGNGRNRG, from the coding sequence ATGCCATTTCTTCCATTTTTCTATTGGGATAACACATTTATTTTAATTATTATCGGTATGGTTATTTCAGGTTTTGCAAGTATGTATGTTCAATCCACTTACCGTAAATACGGTGAGGTCAATAGTAAGAACGGCTTTACGGCTTCAGAAGTTTGCCGTAAAATACTAGATGTTGCGCATCTTCAAGATGTTCGTTTGGAAGGTATCCGTGGTAACTTAACGGACCATTATAATGCTCAAGAAAACGTTTTGCGCTTGTCTGATACGACAAGAAATTCCAGATCCGTTGCCGCAATCGGTGTAGCAGCTCATGAAGCGGGGCATGCTTTACAAGATCGTGACGACTATGGTCCACTAAGACTACGTGCAGCACTTGTACCGGTAACCAACTTTGGACAAACTGCAGCTTTTCCCATTTTATTTTTAGGATTCTTTTTGGGTGAAGCTGGCGGAATGTTTGTTAATATCGGTATTCTACTATTTTCTCTGACTTTACTATTCCAACTGGTTACTTTACCAGTAGAGTTCAACGCTTCAAATCGTGCGATTCAAGTTCTTGAAACTCAAGGATTACTCAGTAGAGAAGAAATCCCTCAAGCACGTAAAGTCTTGAACGCTGCGGCTTTAACGTATGTTGCTGCGGCTATTGCTTCATTCTTAAGTGTCTTGCGTCTCGTACTGATTTTCAGTGGGAACGGACGAAACCGTGGATAA
- a CDS encoding isochorismatase family protein: MQALIILDAQKGLLKMKDFSKEIEHIHTLIDDFKQRDQIVISTRHILERSDSIFDPNSVDSELEETIGKQSMEIVEK; this comes from the coding sequence ATGCAGGCATTGATTATTTTAGATGCGCAAAAAGGTCTTTTAAAGATGAAAGATTTTAGTAAAGAAATAGAGCATATTCATACGCTCATAGATGATTTCAAACAAAGGGATCAGATTGTGATCTCAACAAGACATATCCTTGAGCGCTCGGATTCTATATTTGATCCTAATTCCGTTGATAGTGAACTAGAAGAGACGATCGGAAAACAAAGTATGGAGATTGTAGAAAAATAA
- a CDS encoding isochorismatase family protein, which translates to MELNKVTHLFVVGFNAEYCCLFTSIAGVDRGYKVTYIEDASGTVNDEDTYEMKGLDIVDFVGSVLD; encoded by the coding sequence CTGGAGTTAAATAAGGTTACACATTTATTTGTAGTCGGCTTTAATGCAGAGTATTGCTGCTTATTCACTTCGATAGCAGGGGTAGATAGAGGTTATAAAGTCACTTATATAGAAGACGCTTCGGGCACGGTGAATGATGAAGATACATATGAAATGAAAGGTCTCGATATTGTTGATTTCGTTGGAAGTGTTTTAGATTGA
- a CDS encoding galactokinase, whose translation METKQLLSGFKNVFEKDGERVFFSPGRINLIGEHTDYNGGKVFPCAITMGTYAVVSMREDQSVAAYSANFPDDGIMYFDLTDISYKKEDKWTNYLKGMTQYIQENYGSLPNGFDIYINGNIPNGASLSSSASLELLTGVVIREVFNLDIEQLDLVKLGMKTENQFMGLNSGILDQFAVGMAKKSHAMLLDTNTLEYEQVPVDLPDHKILIMNSMTRRELVDSEYNLRRSQCEEALEKLQTVLEISSLGELSEQEFEENKHVIGEDVLVRRAKHAVYENKRTERAADALKSGDLKTFGQLMNESHTSLHEDYEVTVKETDLLVKLAWKQPGVVGARMTGGGFGGCCIAIVEQDAVETFIEQVEKAYEEEIGHPGEVYIAETADGTKEWDLV comes from the coding sequence ATGGAGACGAAACAATTATTAAGCGGATTCAAGAATGTATTTGAAAAGGACGGAGAACGTGTATTTTTTTCTCCCGGAAGAATTAATTTAATTGGAGAGCATACAGATTATAATGGAGGGAAAGTTTTTCCTTGCGCGATTACAATGGGCACATATGCAGTGGTATCTATGAGAGAAGATCAATCTGTAGCCGCTTATTCAGCGAACTTTCCAGATGACGGCATCATGTATTTTGACTTAACCGATATTTCATATAAAAAAGAAGACAAATGGACGAATTATTTAAAAGGTATGACTCAATACATCCAAGAAAATTATGGCTCATTACCTAACGGATTTGACATTTATATTAATGGAAACATCCCAAATGGCGCATCATTATCTTCTTCTGCGTCACTAGAACTCCTGACAGGTGTAGTGATCAGAGAAGTATTCAACTTAGACATTGAACAGCTTGATTTAGTTAAGCTGGGTATGAAAACAGAAAACCAGTTTATGGGGTTAAACTCAGGAATTCTGGACCAGTTTGCAGTCGGGATGGCTAAAAAATCTCACGCCATGTTACTGGATACTAATACGCTAGAATACGAGCAAGTACCCGTAGACTTACCCGATCATAAAATCCTGATCATGAATTCGATGACACGAAGAGAACTTGTCGATTCAGAGTACAATCTAAGAAGAAGCCAATGTGAGGAAGCTCTTGAAAAACTACAGACGGTTTTAGAAATTTCTTCATTAGGTGAACTATCAGAACAAGAATTTGAAGAAAACAAACACGTCATTGGTGAAGATGTACTTGTTCGTAGAGCCAAACATGCAGTTTATGAAAACAAAAGAACAGAGCGAGCAGCTGATGCCTTAAAATCAGGAGATTTAAAGACTTTTGGTCAACTGATGAACGAGTCGCATACTTCTTTACATGAAGACTATGAAGTGACAGTTAAAGAAACGGATTTATTAGTGAAATTAGCATGGAAGCAACCAGGTGTTGTGGGCGCTAGAATGACAGGTGGCGGATTTGGTGGATGCTGTATTGCCATCGTAGAACAGGATGCAGTAGAAACCTTTATTGAACAAGTTGAGAAAGCGTATGAAGAAGAGATTGGACATCCGGGCGAGGTCTATATAGCAGAAACAGCGGATGGAACAAAGGAATGGGATCTTGTATGA
- the galT gene encoding UDP-glucose--hexose-1-phosphate uridylyltransferase has protein sequence MTDVTSKKLEKQSIDQTIVSFIKYYQTNHKIDPLDSIYFTNKIVELLGKKELKPVEVQAVSDPLTLLDQMIEYAIGQNVIKDTLSEKDILESKIMDVIVPRPSEVNRAFWDRYKDSKQEATDYFYKLSKDSNYIKTREIAKNIEYRHATEYGEIEITINLSKPEKDPKKIALAKTEKSDYPVNLLCVENEGYAGNANHPGRTNHRIVRLDVAGEPWGYQYSPYLYYNEHAIFLSEEHRAMNVGEKAIRNLLDILTTFPHYFVGSNAGLPIVGGSILSHDHYQGGRHTFALERAEMEQTFKLKDLPQVTAGIVKWPMSVVRIQSTDKQSMEKAAKKIMTAWGSYEDHSVDIVSFTGQTPHNAITPIARMRGNQFELDLVLRNNRTSETYPDGIFHPHQSVQHIKKENIGLIEVMGLAILPPRLERELAEVQNYLIGQDATVEKIHQEWAEQLKEEHGELNETTANEVIQSAVGDVFLQVLKDAGVFKRDQAGKEAFNRFAETLKTV, from the coding sequence ATGACAGACGTGACTTCAAAAAAGTTGGAAAAACAGTCAATCGACCAGACGATTGTTTCATTTATAAAGTATTATCAGACAAATCATAAAATCGATCCGCTAGATAGCATTTACTTTACGAATAAGATAGTAGAGCTGTTAGGTAAAAAAGAGCTGAAACCAGTTGAAGTACAAGCGGTTTCCGATCCATTAACTTTACTGGATCAAATGATTGAATATGCTATAGGCCAGAACGTGATCAAAGATACACTATCTGAAAAAGACATCTTGGAATCGAAAATTATGGATGTGATCGTACCAAGACCTTCAGAAGTAAACCGTGCTTTTTGGGATCGATATAAAGACAGTAAACAAGAAGCGACCGATTACTTTTACAAACTCAGTAAAGACAGTAATTACATTAAAACACGAGAAATCGCTAAGAACATAGAATACAGACATGCAACAGAGTATGGAGAAATTGAGATTACAATCAACCTTTCCAAACCAGAAAAAGATCCAAAAAAAATTGCACTAGCAAAAACAGAGAAATCAGACTATCCAGTGAATCTACTATGTGTAGAAAACGAAGGATATGCAGGTAATGCAAATCACCCTGGAAGAACCAATCACCGAATTGTTCGATTGGACGTTGCAGGTGAACCTTGGGGATACCAATACTCTCCTTATTTGTACTACAATGAGCACGCGATATTCCTTTCTGAAGAACACCGGGCGATGAATGTTGGAGAAAAAGCAATTCGAAACTTACTCGATATTTTAACGACTTTCCCGCATTATTTTGTAGGGTCTAACGCTGGATTACCAATTGTTGGAGGATCCATTCTCTCTCATGATCACTATCAAGGTGGAAGACATACTTTTGCGCTGGAACGTGCTGAAATGGAGCAAACATTTAAATTGAAGGATCTGCCGCAAGTAACAGCAGGAATCGTTAAATGGCCGATGTCCGTTGTCCGTATCCAAAGTACGGATAAGCAGTCTATGGAAAAAGCAGCTAAGAAAATCATGACAGCATGGGGATCGTATGAAGACCATTCAGTGGATATTGTTTCTTTCACAGGTCAGACACCACACAATGCGATTACACCTATTGCCAGAATGAGGGGGAATCAATTTGAACTGGATCTGGTACTCAGAAATAATCGAACATCTGAAACTTATCCAGATGGTATTTTCCATCCGCATCAATCAGTACAGCACATCAAGAAAGAAAATATTGGCTTGATAGAAGTTATGGGTTTGGCTATTTTACCACCAAGACTTGAAAGAGAATTAGCTGAAGTACAGAACTATCTTATAGGACAAGATGCAACTGTAGAAAAGATCCATCAGGAATGGGCAGAGCAGCTTAAAGAAGAGCATGGAGAGTTGAACGAAACGACGGCTAATGAAGTGATACAATCCGCAGTTGGAGATGTATTCTTACAAGTTCTAAAAGACGCGGGTGTATTTAAACGAGATCAGGCTGGAAAAGAGGCATTTAACCGTTTCGCTGAGACGTTGAAAACGGTATAA
- a CDS encoding aldose epimerase family protein, whose product MKLTTKAFGFYLNQEITEYTMTNTKGVSLSAIPYGAIVTKIVTPDKSGKTADITLNVETLEDILAHRPFYGATIGRVAGRITDGQYEVDGTQVQLDVNEKGNLLHGGPAGLDTKLFDVETKEASDSISLVFSYKSLSGEEGFPGNLDVSVEYTLNENDEWTIAYTANTDKTTLFNPTNHIYFNLNGDIHQPILNHELQLKSTKHGTLGDRNLPTGQLEDSKGTPFDFSEPKVLEEAVLSNEPQIKSLSGLDHPFVLDQTVEGPQAILTESQSGRKVEMYTEEQSVVIFTHNAEMDTYTIKGRPAPQYAGITLETQALPDAVNQEGFGNIVLRPEETYQSKTTYRFSTMK is encoded by the coding sequence TTGAAATTAACTACAAAAGCATTTGGATTTTATTTGAATCAAGAGATAACGGAATACACAATGACAAATACAAAGGGTGTGTCTCTTTCGGCGATTCCTTACGGTGCGATTGTAACTAAAATCGTGACACCGGATAAAAGTGGAAAAACAGCAGATATTACATTAAATGTTGAAACCTTAGAAGACATACTTGCCCACCGACCTTTTTATGGTGCAACAATTGGTAGAGTGGCTGGACGTATAACAGATGGTCAATACGAGGTAGACGGTACGCAAGTTCAGTTGGATGTGAACGAAAAAGGGAACCTGTTACATGGTGGACCGGCAGGACTGGACACCAAACTTTTTGACGTAGAAACAAAAGAAGCATCGGATTCGATCAGCTTGGTATTCTCTTACAAGAGTTTATCTGGAGAAGAAGGCTTTCCAGGGAATCTGGATGTGAGCGTTGAATACACGTTGAATGAGAACGATGAATGGACGATTGCTTATACAGCAAATACGGACAAGACGACTTTGTTTAATCCAACCAATCATATTTATTTTAATTTGAATGGCGATATTCATCAGCCTATACTAAATCACGAACTTCAGTTAAAAAGCACTAAACATGGGACACTTGGCGACCGGAATTTGCCAACAGGACAACTGGAAGACTCTAAAGGAACCCCGTTTGATTTTTCTGAACCGAAAGTTCTCGAAGAAGCAGTATTATCAAACGAACCTCAAATCAAATCACTGTCAGGACTTGATCATCCATTTGTACTGGATCAGACAGTAGAAGGACCTCAAGCCATCTTGACAGAAAGCCAAAGTGGTCGTAAAGTGGAAATGTATACAGAAGAACAAAGCGTGGTTATTTTCACACATAACGCTGAAATGGATACTTATACGATTAAGGGAAGACCGGCTCCTCAATATGCCGGAATCACACTGGAGACACAAGCATTACCGGATGCTGTAAATCAGGAAGGTTTCGGGAACATCGTCTTACGTCCAGAAGAAACGTATCAGTCTAAGACAACCTATCGTTTCAGTACTATGAAATAA
- a CDS encoding LacI family DNA-binding transcriptional regulator: MATLKDIAEKAEVSTSTVSRVLNYDPTLSVGDETKKRIFEAAEELEYKNHRKKITQKKYKVAIVNWYTEEEELNDLYYLSIRLGAEQQAQLMDYEIVRVYHREEEKMESDLAGILAIGKFSPTQVKKLRQQAPYVCFVDYIPDDRADDTVLIDFKEAMRQNIDYLIQTGHKKIGFIAGEESYSDFSGTWTDPRTNHVKNYLKKKQLYNEQYFFKGAFRVQDGKDNMEKAITKLGKENLPSAFIAANDAIAIGCLKALYEHQIRVPEEVSIIGFNDISTAKYITPSLTTVKVYTEEMGRSGIQLLHERIQEDREAIKSVTVSTKLIKRDSA; the protein is encoded by the coding sequence ATGGCGACATTAAAAGATATAGCTGAAAAGGCAGAAGTTTCTACTTCGACCGTTTCCAGAGTATTGAATTATGATCCAACACTTTCAGTAGGAGATGAGACGAAAAAAAGAATTTTCGAAGCTGCTGAAGAATTGGAATACAAGAATCACCGTAAGAAAATCACTCAGAAAAAGTATAAAGTTGCGATTGTAAACTGGTATACCGAAGAAGAGGAACTGAACGATCTATATTACTTATCCATTCGTCTGGGAGCAGAACAACAAGCACAGTTAATGGATTACGAAATCGTACGCGTTTATCATAGAGAAGAAGAAAAAATGGAGAGCGACTTGGCAGGGATTCTAGCAATCGGTAAGTTCAGTCCTACTCAAGTTAAAAAGCTGAGACAACAAGCCCCATATGTTTGCTTCGTAGATTATATACCTGATGACCGTGCAGACGATACGGTTTTGATCGATTTCAAGGAAGCGATGCGCCAAAACATTGATTATTTGATTCAAACGGGACATAAAAAAATTGGATTTATAGCGGGAGAAGAGTCTTATAGTGATTTTTCCGGTACGTGGACAGACCCAAGAACGAATCATGTAAAAAATTACCTTAAGAAAAAGCAACTCTATAACGAGCAGTACTTTTTCAAAGGCGCTTTTCGAGTACAAGATGGCAAAGACAATATGGAGAAAGCCATCACAAAACTAGGTAAAGAAAATCTTCCTTCTGCATTTATTGCGGCGAATGACGCGATTGCAATCGGGTGTCTGAAGGCTCTTTATGAGCATCAAATCAGAGTTCCTGAGGAAGTGAGCATTATAGGATTCAACGATATCTCAACTGCAAAATACATAACGCCGTCTTTGACTACAGTTAAGGTATATACAGAAGAGATGGGACGTAGTGGCATTCAGCTTTTACATGAAAGAATACAAGAAGATAGAGAAGCAATCAAAAGTGTTACAGTCAGTACAAAATTGATCAAAAGAGACAGCGCGTAA
- a CDS encoding NAD(P)-dependent oxidoreductase has protein sequence MTRILITGATGTIGTNLVKHLKTDYDLVLADVDFSDFPSELKEGSKMIEEDLTILENWENVLDGVDYVIQLAGNPDAEANFYEGLLDLNYKLPQNLYQTAEKTESVKRIIFASSIHASDAYPKNVQVKTSDPIRPDDLYGVSKVFLEGLASYYAFKKGIESIGIRIGDYKSPGEGVDPEADLYSRGSYFSYKDMNHLIDCCLKAELEEPYLLVNGVSNNTFPRLDIDQARVKLGYQPQVNAFEL, from the coding sequence ATGACTAGAATTTTAATCACAGGTGCTACTGGCACAATTGGAACAAATTTAGTGAAGCACTTAAAAACAGATTATGATTTGGTTCTTGCTGATGTTGATTTTTCAGATTTTCCAAGTGAATTAAAAGAAGGTTCAAAAATGATTGAAGAAGATCTAACGATCTTAGAAAACTGGGAAAATGTTTTAGATGGTGTGGATTATGTCATTCAATTAGCCGGAAACCCTGATGCGGAAGCCAACTTTTACGAAGGATTACTGGACTTGAATTACAAGCTTCCTCAAAATCTCTATCAAACCGCAGAGAAAACCGAGAGTGTGAAGCGCATTATCTTCGCTAGCTCAATTCACGCAAGTGATGCCTACCCAAAAAATGTCCAAGTTAAAACATCTGATCCAATCAGACCGGATGATCTTTATGGAGTATCGAAAGTTTTTCTGGAAGGTCTAGCTAGCTATTATGCTTTTAAAAAGGGTATTGAGTCCATTGGCATTCGTATAGGTGATTACAAGTCTCCAGGAGAAGGTGTGGATCCGGAAGCAGATTTGTATTCAAGAGGATCTTACTTTTCCTATAAAGATATGAATCACCTCATTGACTGCTGTTTGAAAGCCGAACTGGAAGAACCTTATTTACTTGTAAACGGCGTTTCCAATAATACATTCCCTAGACTAGATATCGATCAAGCTAGAGTTAAATTAGGGTACCAACCGCAAGTTAACGCATTCGAACTCTAA
- a CDS encoding CsbD family protein, whose product MADNKDSMKSKLKGAKDKVVGEAKDQYGKMTDDKGKQVEGKTQKVEGKGHETYGKAIEDKDKH is encoded by the coding sequence ATGGCAGATAACAAAGATAGCATGAAAAGTAAACTTAAAGGCGCTAAAGATAAAGTCGTTGGTGAAGCAAAAGATCAATACGGTAAAATGACCGATGATAAAGGTAAGCAAGTTGAAGGTAAAACTCAAAAAGTTGAAGGCAAAGGCCACGAAACTTACGGTAAGGCCATCGAAGATAAAGACAAGCACTAA
- the tsaB gene encoding tRNA (adenosine(37)-N6)-threonylcarbamoyltransferase complex dimerization subunit type 1 TsaB, producing MRILAMDTSNQSMTVAVVENGITVAEQTTNVKRNHSIQLMPAVQRVIQDADMKIEEIDRVVVAKGPGSYTGVRIAVTVAKTLAWTREIELVGVSSLKVLAGNASRGTEALVVPIMDARRGNIYTGLYRFVNGKLEQLEKDQHVFAETWVNRLLERKEPVIIVGTDSEKHREVFQKSLKDRLLVLPEFQQLPRASVLAWIGAEEEPVDVHTFVPEYTKLTEAEEKWNEANPDNKGGSLVEKY from the coding sequence ATGCGCATTCTAGCAATGGATACATCTAATCAATCAATGACTGTTGCCGTAGTAGAAAACGGCATAACAGTAGCAGAACAAACCACGAATGTTAAAAGAAATCATAGTATACAGCTCATGCCAGCAGTGCAAAGAGTCATACAAGATGCTGACATGAAGATTGAAGAAATAGATAGGGTCGTCGTCGCTAAAGGACCCGGTTCTTATACTGGAGTCCGAATAGCGGTTACGGTAGCCAAAACACTTGCTTGGACAAGAGAAATAGAACTTGTAGGTGTGTCTAGCTTAAAAGTATTAGCTGGAAACGCGTCTCGGGGGACAGAAGCTTTGGTCGTTCCGATCATGGACGCTAGAAGAGGAAACATCTATACCGGCCTTTACCGCTTTGTAAACGGAAAGTTAGAACAACTTGAAAAAGACCAGCACGTCTTTGCAGAAACATGGGTCAATAGGCTTCTAGAAAGAAAAGAGCCTGTTATAATTGTTGGAACAGATTCAGAAAAACACCGAGAAGTATTCCAGAAGTCTTTAAAAGACCGTCTATTAGTCTTACCAGAATTTCAGCAATTACCAAGAGCTAGCGTGCTTGCATGGATTGGAGCGGAAGAAGAACCGGTTGACGTTCATACATTTGTACCTGAATACACGAAATTAACAGAAGCAGAAGAAAAATGGAATGAGGCAAATCCTGATAACAAAGGGGGAAGCTTGGTTGAAAAATATTAA
- the rimI gene encoding ribosomal protein S18-alanine N-acetyltransferase, with translation MKNIKQWLTDRLPAHKEPLPEPIAERIRLEHPFFALNDEQFLSVKIATEEHIDDILLIERRCYDGHTPWNRAALFHEIRYNKNAFYMVVTDQKEPVAFLGSWFVSREAHITNIATIPAYEGRGIATFLIEELKQIAISEKMDKISLEVRVSNIRAQSLYSKMQFANGRVKKGYYANDREDALEMTMMLASN, from the coding sequence TTGAAAAATATTAAACAATGGTTGACCGATAGATTACCTGCACATAAAGAACCGCTTCCTGAACCAATAGCGGAGCGTATCAGGTTAGAGCATCCTTTCTTTGCGTTAAACGACGAACAGTTTTTAAGTGTTAAAATCGCTACAGAAGAGCACATTGACGATATTCTCTTGATTGAGCGTCGGTGCTATGATGGGCACACGCCCTGGAATCGAGCAGCGCTGTTTCACGAGATACGGTACAATAAAAATGCTTTTTATATGGTCGTGACGGATCAAAAAGAACCAGTCGCTTTCCTTGGATCATGGTTTGTCTCAAGAGAGGCTCATATCACGAATATCGCGACAATTCCTGCGTATGAGGGTAGAGGAATAGCCACTTTTTTGATTGAAGAATTGAAACAGATTGCGATTTCTGAAAAAATGGATAAAATCAGCCTAGAGGTCCGAGTATCAAATATTCGAGCACAAAGTCTGTATAGTAAAATGCAATTTGCGAATGGGCGAGTTAAAAAAGGGTACTATGCAAATGATAGAGAAGATGCACTGGAAATGACAATGATGTTAGCCAGTAACTGA
- the rimI gene encoding ribosomal protein S18-alanine N-acetyltransferase gives MEMNQSNLVYRFLEHQEDIAETLHALSEESFAFGSPWTIDQFEATFEQSNLFYLLVEYEGELIGFLGGSKVHLEAEVYTIVIKTDFKRNGIATQLLQETNKRLREENVTELFLEVRISNEPAILLYKKSGFVPVGVRSDYYSNPREDAVVLKCEL, from the coding sequence ATGGAGATGAATCAATCAAATCTAGTTTATCGTTTTCTGGAGCATCAGGAAGATATTGCAGAAACATTGCACGCTTTATCAGAGGAAAGTTTTGCGTTTGGATCCCCGTGGACGATTGACCAATTTGAGGCTACTTTTGAACAGTCCAATCTATTCTATTTACTTGTTGAATATGAAGGGGAACTCATTGGATTTCTGGGAGGTTCTAAGGTACACCTAGAAGCTGAAGTATATACGATCGTAATCAAAACGGACTTTAAGCGAAATGGTATCGCCACTCAATTGTTGCAAGAAACCAATAAGAGATTACGAGAAGAAAACGTAACAGAACTATTTTTAGAGGTGCGGATATCGAATGAACCAGCAATCTTACTGTATAAAAAATCTGGATTTGTTCCTGTTGGTGTTCGATCAGACTATTACTCAAATCCGCGAGAAGATGCTGTTGTATTGAAATGTGAACTATGA